The following are encoded together in the Tatumella ptyseos genome:
- a CDS encoding calcium/sodium antiporter, with protein MLISAMLFIVGLFLLAYGSDRLVFSAAVLSRMLGISPLIIGGVIVGLGTSLPEIILSFSASQHGLRELAVGLALGSNITNVLLILGIALVLRPISLHSALLRHELPLMLLVTLLAGLVLVNQQLTHWDGVALLFVALVYLYGMLRLIRRTSSAIPDKLTQEQLSVLPDQQISFTVALLWLGVALILLPIATRMILDNTLVVAEFLGLSQRVVGLLFLSVGTSLPELATVIAGITRGQQHLAIGNLVGAHIYNLAIALGIPALIDPGKISEKTVNHDFWLVFVASSLLTLLCLKQNKVNGRIIGILLLIGFVIWAFWLCCPFRSVTTS; from the coding sequence ATGTTAATCTCAGCCATGCTATTCATTGTAGGCTTATTTTTACTCGCCTATGGCAGTGATCGGCTGGTCTTTAGTGCAGCGGTATTGAGTCGTATGTTGGGAATTTCGCCACTGATTATTGGCGGGGTCATTGTCGGGCTAGGCACTTCACTTCCGGAAATTATTCTCTCATTTTCAGCTTCCCAACATGGGTTAAGGGAACTTGCTGTCGGCCTCGCCCTAGGCTCGAATATCACCAATGTATTACTTATTCTTGGTATTGCGCTAGTTCTGCGACCTATATCCTTACATTCAGCATTACTTCGCCATGAACTCCCGCTAATGTTGCTGGTTACCCTACTTGCAGGTTTAGTACTCGTAAATCAGCAGTTAACCCATTGGGATGGCGTTGCGCTCTTATTTGTCGCGCTAGTATACCTTTATGGCATGCTGCGCCTGATTAGGCGTACTTCCAGCGCCATACCCGATAAGCTCACTCAAGAACAGTTATCGGTTTTACCCGATCAGCAAATCTCTTTTACGGTGGCACTGTTATGGCTAGGTGTGGCACTCATACTATTACCGATTGCTACCCGTATGATCCTTGATAATACTTTAGTTGTCGCCGAATTTTTAGGGTTGAGTCAACGTGTTGTCGGCCTTCTATTCTTATCCGTGGGTACCAGCCTTCCCGAATTAGCCACCGTTATTGCAGGGATAACACGTGGGCAACAACACTTAGCCATTGGGAATTTAGTGGGCGCACATATTTATAACCTTGCTATCGCGCTAGGAATACCTGCACTCATTGACCCTGGAAAAATCTCCGAAAAAACCGTTAATCATGATTTTTGGCTAGTATTTGTCGCCAGTTCACTATTAACTTTACTTTGTCTTAAACAAAATAAAGTTAATGGGCGTATTATAGGAATACTATTGCTCATTGGATTTGTAATTTGGGCATTTTGGCTATGCTGCCCTTTCAGGTCAGTGACGACATCCTAA
- the kdsD gene encoding arabinose-5-phosphate isomerase KdsD: MGFQPEPKNINFIDAGKKVLRIERECLEQLEEFINQEFAIACEMMLHCSGKIVVMGMGKSGHIGRKIAATLASTGTPAFFVHPGEASHGDLGMISPNDIVLAISNSGESQEILSLIPVIKRLAIPLLCMTGRPESTMARAAQVHLCIKVPIEACPLGLAPTSSTTATLVMGDALAVALLEAKGFTQEDFALSHPGGALGRKLLIHVSDIMHSGEEIPTVSEQATLRDALFEITRKKMGMTVITQSEGKIAGIFTDGDLRRVIDMNIDLQSTPIAEVMTHGGIRVAPQILAVDALNIMQQKNITSLLVEEQGKLIGVVHLHDMLRAGVV; encoded by the coding sequence ATGGGTTTTCAGCCTGAACCAAAAAACATCAATTTTATTGATGCGGGCAAGAAAGTACTACGTATTGAACGCGAGTGCTTGGAACAACTAGAAGAATTTATTAATCAAGAGTTCGCCATCGCTTGTGAAATGATGCTCCACTGCTCTGGAAAAATCGTTGTGATGGGAATGGGGAAGTCAGGTCATATTGGCCGTAAAATTGCGGCAACACTTGCCAGTACTGGTACACCGGCTTTTTTTGTGCACCCTGGCGAGGCGAGTCATGGTGATTTAGGGATGATCAGCCCAAATGATATCGTCTTAGCGATTTCGAACAGTGGAGAGTCTCAAGAAATTCTTTCTTTGATCCCAGTGATAAAGCGATTAGCCATCCCCTTACTCTGTATGACCGGAAGGCCTGAAAGTACCATGGCTCGGGCTGCACAAGTCCATCTTTGTATTAAGGTTCCCATTGAAGCTTGCCCTCTTGGGCTAGCGCCAACCAGTAGTACGACAGCTACCCTAGTTATGGGGGATGCCCTTGCAGTCGCGCTATTAGAAGCGAAAGGATTTACACAAGAAGATTTTGCTTTGTCACATCCTGGTGGCGCATTAGGTAGGAAACTACTGATTCATGTCAGTGATATCATGCATTCCGGTGAGGAAATTCCTACCGTATCGGAGCAAGCCACTTTACGCGATGCGCTGTTTGAGATTACGCGTAAAAAAATGGGGATGACCGTCATTACCCAATCCGAAGGTAAAATAGCCGGCATTTTTACAGATGGCGATCTACGCAGGGTGATCGATATGAATATCGACCTACAATCGACGCCTATCGCCGAGGTTATGACTCATGGCGGGATTCGTGTTGCCCCACAAATTTTGGCCGTTGATGCGCTAAATATCATGCAACAAAAAAATATAACCTCTCTCCTCGTTGAGGAGCAGGGAAAACTGATAGGTGTTGTACACTTGCACGATATGTTACGTGCGGGCGTCGTATAA
- the kdsC gene encoding 3-deoxy-manno-octulosonate-8-phosphatase KdsC, whose protein sequence is MNAESHVDTCYGPIPREIMERAAQITLLICDVDGVMSDGNVYQGNSGEELKAFNVRDGYGIRCLLTSDIDVAIITGRKAKLLEDRCATLGIQHLYQGQSHKVIAYQQLLENLQCAPHQVAYIGDDLIDWPVMKQIGLSVAVADAHPLIQQRAHYKTGIAGGRGAVRELCDIILMAQDKFEQAEGLSI, encoded by the coding sequence ATGAATGCAGAAAGCCACGTTGACACATGCTATGGCCCTATTCCACGCGAAATCATGGAACGCGCAGCACAAATAACACTCCTTATTTGCGATGTAGATGGTGTGATGTCCGATGGTAATGTTTATCAGGGGAATTCTGGTGAAGAGCTCAAGGCTTTTAATGTCAGAGATGGTTATGGAATCCGCTGTCTGTTAACCAGTGATATTGATGTGGCGATAATTACTGGGCGAAAAGCAAAATTACTGGAAGACCGTTGCGCAACTCTTGGTATCCAACATTTATATCAAGGGCAATCTCATAAAGTTATTGCATACCAACAGCTTCTAGAAAATCTTCAATGCGCCCCACACCAGGTTGCCTATATTGGCGATGATCTGATTGATTGGCCAGTCATGAAGCAAATTGGGCTGAGTGTTGCGGTCGCAGATGCCCATCCCTTAATTCAGCAAAGAGCACACTATAAAACAGGTATTGCTGGCGGACGGGGGGCAGTGAGGGAACTTTGTGATATCATCCTTATGGCACAAGACAAATTTGAACAAGCCGAAGGGTTATCAATATGA
- the lptC gene encoding LPS export ABC transporter periplasmic protein LptC — protein sequence MSNARKWIIGLLAVIALVLIGWNITSSNDNSASSAVNDQSPTYTSETSKTTVYNPQGSLAYRLVSKQVEYYDVQQLTWFSQPVLTTYDDTKRAAWVLTADKAKLTQDRMLYLYGHVVVQSQLSDSRLQRLTTDSAQINLVTQDVTSNDKVNLRGIGFESNGTKLRGNLRAKTAELLEKVNTSYEIQK from the coding sequence ATGAGTAACGCGCGTAAATGGATCATTGGGCTTCTCGCGGTAATTGCACTGGTTCTCATTGGCTGGAATATTACCTCATCGAATGATAACAGCGCTTCCTCTGCGGTTAATGACCAGTCCCCTACTTATACCAGTGAAACCTCTAAAACCACTGTTTACAATCCACAGGGATCCTTGGCGTATCGATTAGTCTCTAAACAAGTCGAATATTATGATGTACAACAGCTGACTTGGTTTTCCCAGCCGGTATTAACGACCTACGATGATACAAAGCGTGCGGCTTGGGTACTAACCGCCGATAAAGCAAAACTTACGCAGGACAGAATGCTCTACCTCTACGGGCATGTTGTCGTACAATCCCAACTATCGGACTCGCGTTTACAACGCCTTACCACGGATTCAGCCCAAATTAATTTAGTGACACAAGATGTTACCTCTAATGATAAAGTAAATCTTCGAGGCATTGGATTTGAGTCTAACGGAACGAAATTACGCGGTAATTTACGCGCGAAAACAGCCGAGTTGCTTGAAAAGGTAAATACTTCTTATGAAATTCAAAAATAA
- the lptA gene encoding lipopolysaccharide ABC transporter substrate-binding protein LptA: MKFKNKSSLNLLLASGLLALSLPALAVTGDSDQPVHINSINQSLDMDGNIATFTGNVVITQGTIKIQADKVVVTRPGGDSKKTLVDAYGNPATFYQMQDNGKPVKGSASKLHYNLAADSVELTGKAHVQQLDSNINGDRITYLVKAQKMQAYSQGQSKRVTTVLMPSQLQDDKKSSTPKTRGQ, encoded by the coding sequence ATGAAATTCAAAAATAAATCTTCATTGAATCTGCTGCTAGCAAGTGGATTACTCGCGCTGAGTCTCCCTGCATTAGCCGTTACTGGCGACTCAGATCAACCTGTTCATATCAATTCCATTAATCAATCTTTGGATATGGATGGCAATATTGCGACATTTACAGGCAACGTTGTGATCACGCAAGGAACGATTAAAATCCAAGCGGATAAAGTTGTTGTAACCCGTCCTGGTGGCGATAGTAAGAAAACGTTAGTCGATGCTTACGGTAATCCAGCGACCTTTTACCAAATGCAAGACAATGGTAAACCTGTAAAAGGTAGCGCCAGCAAGCTGCATTATAATTTGGCTGCAGACTCTGTCGAACTGACCGGTAAGGCGCATGTCCAACAACTCGATAGTAATATCAATGGTGATCGCATTACCTACTTGGTGAAAGCACAAAAAATGCAAGCTTACAGCCAAGGCCAGTCAAAGCGTGTTACGACAGTATTGATGCCGTCTCAGCTACAAGACGACAAAAAATCCTCTACCCCCAAAACCAGAGGTCAATAA
- the lptB gene encoding LPS export ABC transporter ATP-binding protein encodes MATLTAKNLAKSYKGRQVVGDVSLEVNSGEIVGLLGPNGAGKTTTFYMVVGIVQRDAGRIIIDDEDISLLPLHARARRGIGYLPQEASIFRRLSVYDNLMAVLQIRDDLNNEQRKARADELLKEFHIEHLRKSLGQSLSGGERRRVEIARALAANPKFILLDEPFAGVDPISVIDIKKIIEHLRDSGLGVLITDHNVRETLAVCERAYIVSQGQLIAHGTPEEILEDEQVKRVYLGEEFRL; translated from the coding sequence ATGGCAACGTTAACGGCAAAAAACTTAGCGAAATCCTATAAAGGCAGACAAGTAGTAGGCGATGTCAGCCTAGAAGTTAACTCCGGTGAGATCGTTGGCTTATTGGGGCCAAACGGCGCAGGAAAAACCACGACCTTCTACATGGTAGTCGGTATCGTTCAGCGCGACGCTGGGCGGATCATTATTGATGACGAAGACATTAGCTTGCTCCCCTTACATGCACGCGCGCGTCGTGGCATAGGCTATCTGCCTCAAGAAGCCTCTATCTTCAGAAGGTTAAGTGTATATGATAACCTGATGGCGGTATTACAGATTCGCGATGATTTAAATAATGAACAACGTAAAGCACGTGCCGATGAGCTTCTTAAAGAGTTTCATATTGAACACTTAAGAAAAAGTTTAGGTCAGTCATTGTCAGGTGGTGAACGCCGACGCGTAGAAATTGCTCGCGCTTTAGCTGCTAACCCTAAATTTATTTTATTGGACGAACCCTTTGCAGGTGTTGACCCGATCTCGGTGATTGATATAAAAAAGATTATCGAACATTTACGCGACAGTGGCCTAGGTGTGTTGATTACCGACCATAATGTGCGGGAAACCCTCGCAGTGTGCGAACGTGCCTACATAGTAAGCCAAGGACAATTGATTGCTCACGGAACTCCAGAAGAGATTCTTGAAGATGAGCAAGTAAAAAGGGTTTATTTAGGAGAGGAATTCCGACTGTAG
- the rpoN gene encoding RNA polymerase factor sigma-54 — protein MKQSLQFRLSQQLAMTPQLQQAIRLLQLSTLELQQELQLALESNPLLEQTDTLSEVDAVEDTESASLDTREALEQHDMPSELPLDTEWDSIYTAGTPSGTGSDYYQDELPVYQGETTQSLQDYLTWQAELTPFSETDRAIATSIIDAIDPTGYLTIPLNDILESVGIDDCEIAEVEAVLKRIQHFDPIGVGARDLQETLLIQLSQFSTDTPYLSEARSILQQHLDLLANHDFRSLMRVTRLKEEVLKAAIQLIQTLDPRPGQSINTGESDYVIPDVLVKKIGKKWEVELNSDSLPRLGINQHYAAMSGGAANESDTQFIRSHLQEARWLIKSVESRNETLLKVSRCIVEQQQAFFELGEEHMRPMVLADIADVIEMHESTISRVTTQKFLHSPRGIFELKYFFSSHVNTDNGGEASSTAIRALVKRFIADENPAKPFSDSRLTTLLSEQGIIVARRTVAKYRESLAIPPSNQRKRLV, from the coding sequence ATGAAACAAAGTCTGCAATTCAGACTCAGCCAGCAGCTGGCAATGACTCCCCAGTTGCAGCAGGCGATTCGCCTACTGCAACTCTCTACTCTCGAGCTGCAGCAAGAACTTCAACTCGCCTTGGAGAGTAATCCACTATTGGAGCAAACCGATACCCTCTCTGAGGTTGATGCGGTGGAAGATACAGAGAGCGCCTCGCTTGATACGCGTGAAGCGTTAGAGCAGCACGACATGCCATCTGAACTCCCTCTTGATACAGAATGGGACTCTATCTATACCGCAGGTACTCCCTCTGGCACCGGTAGCGATTACTACCAAGATGAACTCCCCGTCTATCAAGGTGAAACAACACAATCTCTGCAAGATTACCTGACATGGCAAGCAGAATTAACGCCTTTTTCGGAAACTGATCGGGCAATAGCAACCTCGATCATTGACGCGATTGACCCTACTGGATACCTCACTATCCCCCTTAACGATATATTGGAAAGCGTGGGTATTGATGACTGTGAAATCGCAGAGGTCGAGGCTGTTCTTAAACGTATCCAACATTTTGACCCGATTGGTGTGGGGGCTCGAGATTTACAAGAAACGCTACTAATACAGCTTTCTCAATTTTCCACTGATACCCCATACTTATCCGAAGCAAGGAGTATTCTTCAACAGCATCTCGATCTCCTTGCTAACCACGATTTTAGAAGCTTAATGCGAGTGACTCGTTTAAAAGAAGAGGTATTGAAGGCGGCTATACAGCTGATACAAACACTCGATCCTCGACCTGGTCAGTCCATCAACACGGGTGAGTCTGACTATGTTATTCCTGATGTTTTGGTCAAGAAAATCGGTAAAAAATGGGAAGTCGAACTCAATTCAGATAGTTTACCGCGTTTAGGTATCAACCAACATTACGCTGCCATGAGTGGGGGGGCGGCTAACGAAAGTGATACTCAATTTATCCGTAGTCATCTTCAAGAAGCTCGTTGGTTAATCAAAAGCGTTGAGAGCCGAAATGAGACGCTGCTTAAAGTTTCTCGGTGTATTGTCGAACAGCAACAAGCTTTCTTCGAACTCGGGGAAGAACACATGCGCCCCATGGTATTGGCGGATATTGCCGACGTGATAGAAATGCATGAATCGACAATCTCACGAGTGACCACACAGAAGTTTTTACACAGTCCGCGCGGGATCTTCGAACTTAAGTATTTCTTCTCGAGCCACGTCAACACGGATAATGGTGGCGAGGCCTCATCAACAGCGATCCGAGCGCTGGTCAAACGCTTTATTGCCGACGAAAATCCTGCTAAGCCATTCAGTGATAGTCGATTGACCACGCTGCTGTCTGAACAAGGCATTATTGTTGCCCGTCGGACTGTTGCCAAATATCGCGAGTCCCTAGCGATTCCTCCCTCTAACCAACGTAAACGGCTTGTGTGA
- the ptsN gene encoding PTS IIA-like nitrogen regulatory protein PtsN produces the protein MNSDLPLELGNVLTLDCTRNNVNCQSKKRALEIISEIAAGQLNLPHQLIFETILNREKMGSTGIGGGIAIPHGKLEQDTLRSVGVFIKLEHPIAFDAVDNQPVDLLFALLVPAGQCKTHRHTLALIAKRLANKAICRQLRQADSDEMLYQILMGDIDDEE, from the coding sequence ATGAATAGCGACCTTCCTTTAGAATTAGGTAATGTACTAACGCTTGATTGCACACGCAATAATGTAAACTGCCAAAGCAAAAAGCGGGCGTTAGAGATAATTAGCGAAATTGCGGCGGGCCAGCTCAATCTGCCTCATCAACTTATATTTGAAACGATACTCAACCGCGAAAAAATGGGGAGTACAGGTATAGGGGGTGGGATAGCTATTCCTCATGGGAAGCTCGAGCAAGATACATTACGCTCCGTGGGTGTTTTTATAAAGCTTGAACATCCTATTGCTTTCGATGCGGTAGACAACCAACCGGTCGATCTTCTTTTTGCACTGTTGGTACCTGCTGGACAATGCAAAACACATCGTCACACACTCGCATTAATCGCCAAACGCTTAGCAAATAAAGCTATCTGCCGGCAACTTCGCCAAGCTGATAGTGATGAAATGCTCTATCAAATATTGATGGGCGATATCGATGACGAAGAGTAA
- the rapZ gene encoding RNase adapter RapZ, with amino-acid sequence MALMIVSGRSGSGKSVALRALEDMGFYCVDNLPVELLPELAATLAKREISAAVSIDIRNIPESPLLFEAILDRLDAEFTPQLLFFDANTNTLIRRYSDTRRLHPLTVRNLSLEDAILHESELLEPLRSRADLVIDTSEMSVHELAEMLRTRLSGKPERELTIVFESFGFKYGLPVDADYVFDVRFLPNPHWDVKLRPMTGLDHTVCQFLERHTDVHQFIYQTRSYLELWLPMLERNNRSYLTVAIGCTGGKHRSVYIAEQLADYFASRGKNVQRRHRTLEKKNHDR; translated from the coding sequence ATGGCACTGATGATCGTCAGCGGTCGTTCTGGCTCCGGTAAATCGGTCGCACTACGTGCGCTTGAGGATATGGGATTTTATTGTGTCGATAACCTCCCCGTTGAACTTTTACCTGAGTTGGCAGCAACGTTAGCAAAAAGAGAAATCTCCGCCGCTGTAAGTATAGATATTAGAAATATTCCAGAATCACCTCTACTTTTTGAAGCCATTTTGGATAGACTCGACGCAGAATTTACTCCGCAACTGCTATTCTTCGATGCTAATACCAATACATTGATTCGCCGCTATAGTGATACCCGCCGGCTCCATCCGCTGACAGTTCGAAATCTTTCGCTTGAAGACGCAATTCTACACGAGTCAGAGTTGCTTGAACCTTTACGCTCACGTGCCGACCTGGTCATTGATACGTCAGAGATGTCGGTACATGAACTTGCAGAAATGTTACGTACCCGCTTATCAGGTAAGCCGGAGCGAGAGCTCACTATTGTCTTCGAATCCTTTGGTTTTAAATATGGTTTACCTGTCGATGCAGATTATGTTTTTGATGTAAGATTCTTACCCAATCCACACTGGGATGTAAAGCTTCGTCCGATGACAGGGTTAGATCACACTGTTTGTCAGTTTTTGGAGCGCCACACCGATGTTCATCAATTTATCTATCAAACGCGTAGCTATCTAGAATTGTGGTTACCCATGCTGGAAAGGAATAATCGTAGCTACCTTACCGTAGCAATCGGATGTACCGGTGGGAAGCATCGTTCAGTCTATATTGCGGAACAGCTAGCGGATTACTTTGCCTCTCGTGGTAAAAATGTTCAACGCAGACATCGTACCTTGGAAAAGAAGAATCATGACCGTTAA
- the npr gene encoding PTS phosphocarrier protein NPr: MTVKQTVSIQNKLGMHARPAMKLFELVQSFDAEVLLRNEVGTEAEANSVIALLMLDSAQGGKIEVEANGRQEVEALQAVVELFASRFDEE, from the coding sequence ATGACCGTTAAGCAAACTGTTTCTATCCAGAATAAATTGGGAATGCATGCCCGCCCTGCAATGAAGTTATTTGAATTAGTACAGAGCTTTGATGCTGAGGTTTTACTGAGAAATGAAGTCGGTACCGAGGCTGAAGCGAACAGTGTTATTGCTTTATTGATGTTAGATTCAGCCCAAGGAGGCAAAATTGAAGTCGAAGCTAACGGCCGGCAAGAGGTTGAAGCCTTGCAAGCCGTTGTTGAGCTTTTTGCCTCGAGGTTTGACGAAGAGTGA
- the mtgA gene encoding monofunctional biosynthetic peptidoglycan transglycosylase has translation MKPKHTSWLRKVKKTLLKGFLFCIGLWFLSVLLWTVLPVPFSAVMAERQISAWSSGNFAYRAHSDWVSMDEISPWMPLAVIASEDQRFPEHWGIDFSAVNSALTQRGEDHLRGASTLSQQTAKNMFLWDGRSWVRKAIEAGMTLGIEAIWRKKRILTVYLNVAEFGPGIFGVEAASQAYFHKPAKQLTESQAALLAAVLPSPLRYKAQAPSRYIQMRQQWIMRQMRQLGGQPFLIQHHLY, from the coding sequence ATGAAGCCAAAGCATACATCATGGTTGAGAAAGGTAAAAAAAACGCTTTTAAAAGGTTTTTTATTTTGTATCGGCTTATGGTTTCTTTCAGTCTTACTATGGACTGTTCTGCCTGTACCTTTTTCCGCAGTTATGGCTGAACGACAAATTAGCGCTTGGTCGTCCGGTAACTTTGCATACCGTGCACATTCTGATTGGGTTAGCATGGATGAGATTTCCCCTTGGATGCCTCTTGCGGTGATTGCCTCGGAAGACCAACGTTTTCCTGAGCATTGGGGAATTGATTTTAGTGCGGTAAATTCAGCCTTGACGCAGCGAGGTGAAGATCATCTACGAGGTGCTTCAACATTATCACAGCAAACTGCTAAAAATATGTTTTTGTGGGATGGGCGTAGCTGGGTGCGTAAGGCAATCGAAGCGGGAATGACCCTTGGAATAGAGGCGATTTGGCGTAAAAAGCGTATCCTCACCGTCTATCTTAACGTCGCGGAATTTGGACCAGGGATCTTTGGGGTGGAGGCCGCTTCGCAAGCTTATTTTCACAAGCCGGCTAAACAACTAACAGAAAGTCAGGCAGCCTTACTTGCGGCGGTATTACCCTCGCCACTTCGCTATAAAGCCCAAGCACCCTCACGTTATATACAGATGAGGCAGCAATGGATTATGCGTCAAATGCGCCAATTGGGTGGTCAGCCTTTTTTAATACAACACCACCTCTATTAG
- the arcB gene encoding aerobic respiration two-component sensor histidine kinase ArcB has protein sequence MKHIRLLAQYYVDLMVKLGLVRFSLLLASALVVLAMIVQMAVTLLLHGHVESIDVVRSIFFGLLITPWAVYFLSVVVDQLEESRQRLARLVDKLEEMRDRDLQLNQQMQQTITQLNQEIAERRNAEQARERAILKLEEEMEGRIKAQTELEQQSSFLRSFLDASPDLVFYRNIDRQFSGCNRALELLTGKSEQQLVGLTPQDVYEPEAAEKILATDEKVFRHNIALTYEQWLQYPDGKKACFEVRKVPYYDRIGKRNGLMGFGRDITERKRYQEALENASRDKTTFISTISHELRTPLNGIVGLSRILLDTQLDQEQLNYLKTIHVSAITLGNIFNDVIEMDKIERQNIKLDCQPINFTDFIADLENLAGLLVQPKGLTFTMQVDAPLPQTVITDGTRLRQILWNLLSNAVKFTKEGQISIHVSFQSQHLTFAVQDSGIGIPQSEQSKIFAMYYQVEDEHGGKPATGTGIGLAISARIAEAMGGHLSVESEPHHGACFTLDVSAPEVISEASETQEEEEWLLPALHILLVEDIELNVVVARSVLENLGCSIEVAMTGQEALDIFEPDEFDMVLLDIQLPDMTGLDVARALQQRFTTQQLPPLVALTANVLKNKSEYLNAGLDGVLSKPLSVPALTATIRQFWDNNSQEVTERVEPQTSEPSDRLDTEMLEQYLSLVGPSLISDGLIIFEKMMPDYLEALDSNMLARDQNEIAEQGHKIKGAAGAVGLKHLQKVAQQIQSPELPAWWDNVQDWVDELHSTWQNDVKVLKEWVGRRT, from the coding sequence ATGAAACATATCCGCCTACTAGCGCAGTATTACGTTGATTTAATGGTCAAACTTGGCCTTGTTCGCTTTTCCCTTCTTCTCGCTTCAGCGTTAGTGGTCTTAGCGATGATTGTGCAAATGGCGGTAACACTGCTGTTGCATGGTCATGTCGAATCAATCGATGTTGTGCGCTCCATATTCTTTGGATTGTTAATCACCCCTTGGGCCGTTTATTTTCTCTCTGTCGTGGTTGACCAACTCGAAGAGTCGCGTCAGCGTTTAGCCAGGTTAGTCGATAAATTAGAAGAGATGCGTGATCGTGACTTGCAGCTCAATCAACAAATGCAACAAACCATCACGCAGCTTAATCAAGAAATTGCTGAGCGTCGTAATGCTGAACAAGCTCGTGAACGAGCGATCCTCAAATTAGAAGAAGAGATGGAAGGGCGTATCAAAGCGCAAACCGAATTGGAACAGCAATCTTCTTTTTTACGTTCTTTTCTAGATGCGTCACCGGACTTAGTTTTCTATCGTAATATTGATCGTCAATTTTCAGGGTGCAACCGTGCATTAGAGCTGTTAACTGGAAAAAGTGAACAGCAGCTCGTTGGGTTAACACCACAAGATGTCTATGAGCCGGAAGCCGCAGAAAAAATCCTTGCCACCGATGAGAAAGTCTTTCGCCACAATATCGCCCTGACCTATGAACAATGGTTACAGTATCCGGACGGTAAGAAAGCCTGCTTTGAAGTACGTAAAGTTCCTTATTACGACCGTATAGGAAAGCGAAATGGCTTGATGGGATTTGGCCGGGATATTACTGAACGTAAGCGTTATCAAGAAGCATTAGAAAATGCCAGCCGGGATAAAACGACCTTTATTTCTACCATCAGCCATGAGCTACGCACTCCTTTAAACGGTATCGTCGGATTGAGTCGTATACTTTTAGATACTCAATTAGATCAAGAGCAGCTGAATTATTTAAAAACTATCCATGTTTCTGCCATTACGTTAGGGAATATTTTTAACGACGTCATTGAGATGGATAAAATCGAGCGGCAAAACATTAAATTAGATTGTCAGCCCATCAATTTTACGGATTTTATCGCTGACTTAGAAAACTTAGCAGGATTGTTGGTTCAACCCAAAGGCTTAACCTTCACGATGCAGGTTGATGCCCCGTTACCCCAAACCGTCATAACTGATGGGACACGTTTGCGTCAGATTTTATGGAATTTGCTCAGTAATGCCGTCAAATTTACAAAAGAAGGGCAAATCTCTATTCATGTTAGTTTTCAGTCTCAGCACTTAACGTTTGCGGTACAGGACTCGGGTATAGGTATTCCTCAGTCTGAACAGAGCAAGATTTTTGCTATGTATTATCAAGTTGAAGATGAGCATGGTGGTAAACCGGCTACCGGGACGGGTATAGGGCTGGCGATATCGGCTCGTATCGCAGAAGCGATGGGCGGACATCTCAGTGTTGAGAGCGAGCCGCACCACGGAGCCTGTTTCACGCTCGATGTCAGCGCTCCGGAGGTGATCAGTGAAGCTTCTGAAACGCAGGAAGAAGAAGAGTGGCTTTTACCGGCTCTGCATATATTACTGGTTGAAGATATTGAGTTAAATGTTGTCGTCGCTCGATCTGTACTCGAAAATCTAGGCTGTTCCATCGAAGTGGCAATGACGGGGCAAGAAGCATTAGATATTTTTGAACCCGATGAGTTTGATATGGTGCTACTTGATATCCAATTACCGGATATGACGGGGTTAGATGTCGCAAGAGCATTACAACAGCGTTTTACCACACAACAGCTCCCTCCTTTGGTTGCCTTAACCGCTAACGTGCTGAAGAATAAGAGTGAATATCTCAACGCGGGACTAGATGGTGTCTTAAGTAAACCACTTTCTGTTCCAGCCTTGACGGCAACCATCAGACAGTTTTGGGATAACAATTCTCAAGAGGTGACTGAGCGAGTCGAACCTCAGACGTCTGAGCCTTCGGATAGATTGGATACCGAAATGTTAGAACAATATTTAAGCCTAGTCGGACCCTCTCTCATTTCTGATGGCCTGATTATATTCGAGAAAATGATGCCAGACTATCTCGAAGCACTCGATTCGAATATGTTGGCACGGGATCAGAATGAGATCGCGGAACAAGGACATAAAATTAAGGGGGCCGCTGGGGCTGTAGGTCTTAAGCATCTACAGAAGGTTGCTCAACAGATACAATCACCGGAGCTGCCCGCTTGGTGGGACAATGTTCAAGATTGGGTCGATGAATTACATAGCACATGGCAGAACGATGTTAAGGTATTAAAAGAGTGGGTAGGGAGAAGAACGTAA